A single genomic interval of Staphylococcus hyicus harbors:
- the rimP gene encoding ribosome maturation factor RimP, with product MSKVTEQVETLIQPVLEALNYDLVDVEFAKEGRDHYLRISIDKPGGVDLNDCTLASEKISEVMDEHDPISEAYYLDVASPGAERPIKKEKDFQNAVSKPVFVSLYAPVEGEKEWLGILKDVTDTEITIEVKMKAKSKNITIPRDKIAKARHAVML from the coding sequence ATGAGTAAAGTTACAGAGCAAGTTGAAACGTTAATCCAACCTGTCCTTGAAGCATTAAATTATGACTTAGTGGATGTTGAATTTGCAAAAGAAGGTCGTGACCATTATTTACGCATTTCAATTGATAAGCCAGGCGGTGTCGATTTAAACGACTGCACATTAGCATCAGAAAAAATAAGCGAAGTCATGGATGAACATGATCCCATTTCAGAAGCTTACTATCTTGACGTTGCGTCACCAGGTGCAGAACGCCCAATCAAAAAGGAAAAAGATTTTCAAAATGCGGTCTCGAAGCCTGTATTTGTATCTTTATATGCACCGGTTGAGGGTGAAAAAGAATGGTTAGGGATATTAAAAGATGTGACGGATACAGAAATCACAATTGAAGTAAAAATGAAAGCGAAATCTAAAAATATCACGATACCACGTGACAAAATCGCAAAAGCACGCCATGCAGTGATGTTATAG
- a CDS encoding PolC-type DNA polymerase III, giving the protein MALQNHEKFKILLQQLSLKTQLDDTIVEQGELTRVDVSEKNRSWTFHIVLPYFLNYEDYMVFMHALSEAFQDIATIHARFQIKDTSQQDEHLLKYFSSCIDKTKLSPKVKGQLKQKKIIMSGSIVKVLVQNDVERNHFDKACNGSLLSALKDCGFDVSKVIFETDDSGHDDDLASLEAHIQQEDVQSAREATSKIEKMKEARAKQEEAGVTVDKCKIGKTIQVEAIRAIETIIEEEFKVAIEGVIFDINIKELKSGRHIVELKVTDYTDSLVLKMFTRKNKDDLEHFKALSEGKWIRAQGRIEEDMFIRDLVMMMSDIEEVKRAPKLDKAEEKRVEFHLHTSMSQMDGVTHIGSYVAQAAKWGHEAIAVTDHNVVQAYPDAHAAAEKHGIKMIYGMEGMLVDDGVPIAYKPTDIALKDATYVVFDVETTGLSNQYDKIIELAAVKVKNGEIIDKFERFSNPHEKLTETIKNLTHITDDMLKDAPEIEEVLTEFKTWVGDAIFVAHNASFDMGFIDTGYERLGFGPSTNGVIDTLELSRTINTSYGKHGLNFLAKKYGVELTQHHRAIYDTEATAYIFIKMLAQLKEKNVHNHKDINQCLSNEDAYKRARPQHVTLIVQNQTGLKNLFKIVSESLVTYYYRTPRIPRSLLDEYREGLLVGTACDEGEVFTAVMQRDQSEVERIAKYYDYIEIQPPALYQDLLDRELIRDHETLEEIYERILQVGETNQIPVIATGNVHYLHEHDGIARQILIASQPGNPLNRTTLPEAHFRTTDEMLDAFHFLGADRAKQIVVDNTRALANRIEKVVPIKDKLFTPNMDGANEEIRELSYNNAKALYGEDLPQIVIDRLEKELESIIGNGFAVIYLISQRLVKKSLDDGYLVGSRGSVGSSFVATMTEITEVNPLPPHYICPKCKKSEFFDDGSVGSGFDLPDKMCECGTEMIKEGQDIPFETFLGFKGDKVPDIDLNFSGEYQPHAHNYTKVLFGEDKVFRAGTIGTVAEKTAFGFVKGYLNDQGIHKRGAEVDRLVKGCTGVKRTTGQHPGGIIVVPDYMDIYDFTPIQYPADDQGASWMTTHFDFHSIHDNVLKLDILGHDDPTMIRMLQDLSGIDPKTIPVDDKETMGIFSSPEALGVTEEQILAKTGTYGVPEFGTGFVRQMLEDTKPTTFSELVQISGLSHGTDVWLGNAQELVRSGTCTLSSCIGCRDDIMVYLMYAGLEPSLAFKIMESVRKGKGLSEEWEQVMMDNGVPEWYLDSCKKIKYMFPKAHAAAYVLMAVRIAYFKVHHPLYYYASYFTVRASDFDLLTMVKDKDSIRNTVKEMYAKYMDLGKKEKDVLTVLEIANEMAQRGFRMQPVSLEKSKAYEFIIDGDTLIPPFVAVPGLGENVAKRIVEAREDGPFLSKEDLNKKAGVSQKVIEYLDDLGSLPNMPDKAQLSIFDM; this is encoded by the coding sequence GTGGCATTACAGAATCATGAAAAATTTAAAATACTTCTTCAGCAATTGAGTTTAAAAACACAATTAGATGATACGATTGTTGAGCAAGGTGAACTGACTCGTGTTGATGTCTCTGAAAAAAATCGTTCTTGGACGTTTCATATTGTGTTACCTTATTTTTTGAATTATGAAGACTACATGGTGTTTATGCATGCATTATCAGAAGCGTTTCAAGATATCGCAACGATACATGCGCGATTTCAAATTAAAGACACGTCGCAACAAGATGAGCATTTGCTCAAATATTTTTCGAGTTGTATTGATAAGACGAAGTTATCGCCTAAAGTGAAAGGTCAATTAAAACAAAAGAAAATCATTATGTCAGGATCTATCGTTAAAGTACTTGTGCAAAATGATGTGGAGCGAAACCACTTTGATAAAGCGTGTAATGGGAGTCTACTTTCCGCTCTGAAAGATTGTGGTTTTGATGTATCCAAAGTCATATTTGAAACGGACGACAGTGGTCATGATGATGATTTAGCATCATTAGAAGCGCACATTCAACAAGAAGATGTTCAAAGTGCGCGAGAAGCGACATCGAAAATAGAAAAAATGAAAGAAGCGCGTGCTAAACAAGAAGAAGCAGGCGTTACGGTTGATAAGTGTAAAATAGGTAAAACGATACAAGTAGAAGCGATTAGAGCCATTGAAACGATCATTGAAGAAGAATTTAAAGTGGCAATCGAAGGAGTCATTTTTGACATCAATATTAAAGAACTAAAAAGTGGACGTCACATCGTTGAACTAAAAGTGACGGACTATACGGATTCCCTTGTATTGAAAATGTTTACACGTAAAAATAAAGATGATTTAGAACATTTCAAAGCACTTTCTGAAGGGAAATGGATACGCGCTCAAGGACGTATAGAAGAAGACATGTTTATTCGTGATCTTGTTATGATGATGTCAGATATTGAAGAAGTAAAACGCGCACCAAAACTAGATAAAGCTGAAGAAAAACGTGTTGAATTCCATTTACATACGTCGATGAGCCAAATGGATGGGGTCACACACATTGGTTCATATGTTGCACAAGCAGCAAAATGGGGACATGAAGCGATTGCTGTTACAGACCATAACGTTGTTCAAGCATATCCAGATGCGCATGCAGCTGCTGAAAAACATGGGATTAAAATGATATATGGAATGGAAGGCATGCTGGTCGACGATGGTGTGCCAATTGCTTATAAACCGACGGATATAGCACTAAAAGATGCGACATATGTCGTATTTGACGTTGAAACAACAGGTCTTTCAAACCAATACGATAAAATAATCGAACTTGCAGCGGTTAAAGTGAAAAACGGAGAAATCATTGATAAGTTTGAACGTTTTAGTAATCCACATGAAAAATTAACGGAAACAATTAAAAACTTAACGCATATTACAGATGATATGTTAAAAGATGCTCCTGAAATCGAAGAGGTACTGACAGAATTCAAAACGTGGGTTGGAGATGCAATATTTGTTGCGCATAACGCATCATTTGATATGGGCTTTATTGATACAGGTTATGAACGTCTTGGTTTCGGTCCATCAACGAATGGTGTGATAGACACACTCGAACTCTCAAGAACCATCAATACAAGTTATGGTAAACATGGTCTGAACTTTTTAGCTAAAAAATATGGCGTTGAACTCACACAACATCATAGAGCCATTTACGATACGGAAGCAACGGCCTATATTTTTATTAAAATGCTTGCACAATTAAAAGAAAAAAATGTGCATAATCATAAAGATATTAATCAATGTTTATCAAATGAAGATGCCTATAAACGTGCACGCCCACAACATGTGACATTAATCGTTCAAAATCAAACAGGTCTTAAAAATCTCTTTAAAATTGTGAGTGAATCACTTGTTACGTATTACTATCGCACCCCTAGAATTCCGCGTTCATTGCTAGACGAATATCGTGAAGGATTATTAGTAGGGACTGCATGTGATGAAGGTGAGGTCTTTACAGCTGTCATGCAGCGTGATCAATCTGAAGTTGAACGTATTGCAAAATATTATGATTACATTGAAATTCAACCGCCAGCATTGTATCAGGATTTATTAGATCGAGAATTAATCAGGGATCATGAAACGTTAGAAGAAATATATGAACGGATTTTACAAGTTGGTGAGACGAATCAAATTCCTGTAATTGCCACTGGTAATGTGCATTATTTACATGAACATGATGGTATTGCACGACAAATATTGATTGCATCCCAACCGGGTAATCCGTTAAATCGTACGACGTTACCAGAAGCTCATTTCAGAACGACAGACGAAATGTTAGATGCATTTCACTTTCTAGGTGCAGACCGCGCGAAACAAATTGTTGTAGATAATACGCGGGCACTTGCAAATCGTATTGAAAAAGTCGTTCCAATAAAAGATAAATTATTTACACCTAACATGGACGGTGCAAATGAAGAAATACGTGAATTAAGTTATAACAATGCAAAAGCGCTTTATGGAGAAGACTTACCACAAATTGTCATCGATCGCCTTGAGAAAGAATTGGAAAGTATCATTGGTAATGGATTTGCGGTAATTTATCTCATCTCTCAACGGCTCGTAAAAAAATCGCTAGATGATGGTTACCTCGTTGGTTCACGTGGCTCAGTGGGATCAAGTTTTGTTGCGACCATGACTGAAATTACAGAAGTAAATCCTTTACCCCCACACTATATTTGTCCAAAATGTAAAAAAAGTGAGTTCTTTGATGATGGTTCAGTAGGGTCGGGTTTTGATTTGCCTGATAAAATGTGTGAATGTGGCACGGAGATGATTAAAGAAGGTCAAGATATCCCATTTGAAACGTTCCTTGGATTTAAGGGAGACAAAGTGCCAGATATCGACTTAAACTTTAGTGGTGAGTACCAACCGCATGCGCACAATTACACGAAAGTACTTTTTGGTGAAGATAAAGTATTTCGTGCAGGTACAATTGGTACAGTTGCAGAGAAAACAGCATTCGGTTTTGTGAAAGGTTATTTGAATGATCAAGGCATTCATAAACGTGGGGCTGAAGTGGACCGTTTAGTTAAAGGTTGTACGGGTGTTAAACGAACAACAGGTCAGCATCCAGGTGGTATCATTGTAGTCCCTGATTACATGGATATTTATGATTTTACGCCAATACAATACCCTGCTGATGACCAAGGTGCCTCATGGATGACGACGCACTTTGACTTCCATTCGATTCATGATAATGTATTGAAACTCGATATTTTAGGACACGATGATCCTACGATGATTCGTATGTTACAAGACCTTTCGGGAATCGATCCTAAAACAATCCCTGTAGATGATAAAGAAACCATGGGTATCTTTAGTTCACCAGAAGCACTTGGTGTGACGGAAGAACAAATTTTAGCAAAAACAGGAACTTACGGTGTACCTGAATTTGGAACGGGTTTTGTGCGTCAAATGTTAGAAGACACAAAGCCGACGACATTTTCGGAACTTGTTCAAATATCAGGTCTTTCGCATGGCACGGATGTATGGCTTGGCAATGCCCAAGAGCTCGTTCGTAGTGGAACGTGTACGCTCTCAAGTTGTATCGGTTGTCGTGATGACATCATGGTGTATTTAATGTATGCAGGATTAGAACCTTCTCTTGCCTTCAAAATTATGGAATCTGTACGTAAAGGTAAAGGATTAAGCGAAGAGTGGGAACAAGTTATGATGGACAATGGTGTACCAGAATGGTACTTAGACTCATGTAAAAAAATCAAATACATGTTCCCGAAAGCACACGCCGCGGCTTATGTACTGATGGCCGTGAGAATTGCTTATTTTAAAGTGCATCATCCGTTATATTATTATGCGAGTTATTTTACAGTGCGTGCATCAGATTTTGATCTTTTAACGATGGTTAAAGATAAAGATAGTATTCGAAATACAGTTAAAGAAATGTATGCAAAGTACATGGATTTAGGTAAAAAAGAAAAAGATGTGTTGACCGTACTTGAAATCGCGAATGAAATGGCACAAAGAGGATTTCGCATGCAACCAGTAAGTTTAGAAAAAAGTAAAGCGTATGAATTTATTATAGACGGTGACACACTGATCCCTCCATTTGTCGCAGTCCCAGGACTAGGTGAAAACGTAGCTAAACGAATCGTAGAAGCACGTGAGGACGGTCCGTTTTTATCTAAAGAAGACTTAAATAAAAAAGCAGGCGTGTCACAAAAAGTCATCGAATACTTAGATGATTTAGGCTCTTTGCCAAATATGCCTGACAAAGCGCAATTGTCAATTTTTGATATGTAA
- a CDS encoding proline--tRNA ligase: MKQSKVFIPTLREVPAEAEAISHQLLLKAGLIKQNAAGIYSYLPLATRVLQNISEIIREEMERIDAVEVVMPVLQQSELWKESGRWEAYGPELMRLKDRNEREFALGPTHEEVITSLVRDELRSYKQLPLTLFQIQTKFRDEKRPRFGLLRGREFIMKDAYSFHTDEASLMKTYQDMYEAYGRIFKRVGLNVRPVVADSGAIGGNHTHEFHALSAIGEDTIVYSNESDYAANIEKAEVPYIPSKTQKAPEAALEKIETPNVKTAKELASFLNKPLDTITKSMIFKVDGEFVLVLVRGHHEINEVKLKDFFKTGQVELANDNDIRNLLDASPGSLGPITNKDIKIYADHYIQDLSNLVIGANEDGYHYVNANVGRDFDVEAYGDFRFILEGEPLSDGSGTAQFAEGIEVGQVFVLGTKYSESMNATVLNNQGREQTLTMGCYGIGVSRTLSAIIEQHHDENGIIWPKSVTPYDLHVISVNPKKDDQRELADRIYDDFNTRYNVLYDDRQERAGVKFNDADLIGLPIRIVVGKHASEGIVEVKRRDNGEKEDVHIDDLANHIAELFEQIQ, from the coding sequence ATGAAGCAATCAAAAGTTTTTATACCTACATTACGTGAAGTTCCAGCTGAAGCTGAAGCGATTAGTCATCAATTATTATTAAAAGCAGGACTCATTAAACAAAATGCAGCGGGTATTTATAGTTATTTACCGCTTGCAACGCGCGTGTTACAAAATATTTCTGAAATTATTCGTGAAGAAATGGAGCGTATTGATGCTGTTGAAGTAGTGATGCCGGTATTACAACAATCAGAGTTATGGAAAGAATCAGGGCGTTGGGAAGCGTATGGTCCTGAACTCATGCGATTAAAAGATCGCAATGAACGTGAATTTGCATTAGGACCAACTCATGAAGAAGTTATTACTTCTTTAGTGAGAGATGAATTACGTTCATACAAACAACTTCCTTTAACATTGTTCCAAATTCAAACGAAATTCCGTGATGAAAAGCGCCCAAGATTTGGTTTGTTACGTGGTCGTGAGTTTATTATGAAAGATGCGTATTCCTTCCATACAGATGAAGCGTCGCTCATGAAAACATATCAAGATATGTATGAGGCGTATGGTCGCATATTTAAACGTGTCGGTTTAAACGTACGTCCAGTTGTTGCGGATTCAGGTGCAATTGGCGGTAATCATACGCATGAATTCCACGCATTGAGCGCTATTGGTGAAGATACGATTGTTTATAGTAATGAAAGTGACTATGCCGCGAATATTGAGAAAGCTGAAGTGCCTTATATCCCATCAAAAACGCAAAAAGCACCTGAAGCAGCACTTGAAAAAATCGAAACGCCAAATGTGAAAACAGCTAAAGAATTGGCATCATTTTTAAATAAACCACTTGATACAATAACGAAATCAATGATTTTTAAAGTTGATGGTGAATTTGTGCTCGTTCTCGTACGTGGCCATCATGAAATTAATGAGGTTAAATTAAAAGATTTCTTCAAAACAGGTCAAGTAGAACTTGCGAATGACAATGACATCCGTAATTTATTAGACGCATCACCAGGTTCATTAGGTCCAATTACAAATAAAGATATTAAAATCTATGCAGATCACTATATTCAAGATCTTTCGAATTTAGTTATTGGTGCGAACGAAGATGGATATCATTATGTCAATGCGAATGTAGGTCGCGATTTTGACGTAGAAGCCTATGGTGATTTTAGATTTATTTTAGAAGGTGAACCTTTAAGTGATGGTTCGGGTACTGCACAATTTGCTGAAGGTATAGAAGTTGGCCAAGTATTCGTTTTAGGTACGAAATATTCTGAGTCAATGAATGCGACGGTACTAAACAATCAAGGACGTGAACAAACATTAACGATGGGATGTTACGGTATTGGTGTTTCACGTACACTTAGTGCCATTATAGAGCAACACCATGATGAAAACGGTATTATTTGGCCTAAGTCTGTGACACCATATGACCTTCACGTCATTTCAGTGAATCCAAAGAAAGATGATCAACGTGAACTTGCAGATCGTATTTATGATGACTTCAATACGCGCTACAATGTCTTATATGATGATCGTCAAGAACGCGCAGGTGTTAAATTTAACGATGCAGATTTAATCGGGTTACCAATTCGTATCGTTGTAGGGAAGCATGCGAGTGAAGGCATTGTTGAAGTTAAACGCCGTGATAATGGCGAAAAAGAAGATGTTCACATTGATGATTTAGCGAACCATATCGCAGAACTTTTTGAACAAATTCAATAA
- the rseP gene encoding RIP metalloprotease RseP: MFITIIAFICVFGLLVSVHEYGHMLFAKRAGIMCPEFAIGMGPKILSFRKNETLYTIRLLPVGGYVRMAGDGMEEAPVQPGMHVKIKLNDHDEVTHIILDDQHKFQQMEAIEVKKVDFNNDLYIEGIMAHDQTRHHYTIAKKAFFVQHGSLIQIAPRERQFTYKKPYQKFLTLFAGPLFNFILAAVLLIGLAYWQGAPTNKVDQVAPNTPAAQIGLKKGDVITEINGHATHNLRDVQKEMKATNGDKTTLKYERNGKVHTETFSPKKFVENVTKTKTISKYQLGFLPTKEVSPIEPLIFGLTQTVEYGKIVFTAVVGLIGSIFTGHFSFDMLNGPVGIYKNVDTVVKTGIINLINFTAILSVNLGIMNLLPIPALDGGRILFVAYEAIFRKPANKKAETVIIAAGALFVVIIMILVTWNDIQRYFL; encoded by the coding sequence GTGTTTATTACCATCATTGCATTTATCTGTGTATTCGGATTACTAGTATCTGTGCATGAATATGGTCATATGCTTTTTGCAAAACGTGCGGGTATTATGTGTCCGGAATTTGCAATTGGAATGGGACCAAAAATTTTAAGTTTCCGTAAAAATGAAACGTTATACACGATTCGTTTATTACCTGTTGGTGGCTATGTACGAATGGCTGGAGACGGTATGGAGGAAGCCCCTGTACAACCCGGGATGCACGTAAAAATCAAATTAAATGATCACGATGAAGTTACACATATTATTTTAGATGATCAACATAAATTCCAACAAATGGAAGCTATAGAAGTCAAAAAAGTAGACTTTAATAACGATTTATATATTGAAGGCATTATGGCACACGACCAAACACGCCATCATTACACGATTGCCAAAAAAGCCTTTTTCGTACAACATGGTAGTCTTATCCAAATAGCGCCTAGAGAGCGTCAATTTACTTACAAAAAACCGTATCAAAAGTTTTTAACATTGTTTGCAGGGCCTTTGTTTAACTTTATTTTAGCCGCGGTATTACTGATTGGTCTTGCATATTGGCAAGGGGCACCAACGAATAAAGTGGATCAAGTCGCGCCTAACACACCAGCTGCTCAAATTGGATTGAAAAAGGGAGATGTCATCACTGAAATTAATGGACACGCCACGCATAATTTACGTGATGTTCAAAAGGAAATGAAAGCGACAAATGGTGACAAAACAACGTTGAAATATGAGCGTAATGGCAAAGTGCATACTGAAACATTTTCTCCTAAAAAGTTTGTGGAAAATGTGACCAAAACGAAAACGATATCAAAATATCAATTAGGTTTTCTACCTACAAAAGAAGTGAGTCCAATTGAACCCCTTATTTTTGGATTAACACAAACGGTTGAGTATGGAAAAATAGTGTTTACTGCAGTAGTCGGCTTGATTGGCAGTATATTTACAGGTCATTTTAGTTTTGATATGTTAAATGGTCCTGTAGGCATCTATAAAAACGTTGATACTGTTGTTAAAACTGGAATTATCAACTTAATTAATTTTACAGCAATCCTAAGCGTCAACTTAGGGATTATGAACTTATTACCTATTCCAGCACTGGATGGTGGACGTATTTTATTTGTTGCATACGAAGCGATTTTTAGAAAACCTGCGAACAAAAAGGCAGAAACAGTGATTATAGCCGCAGGAGCACTCTTTGTTGTCATCATCATGATTTTAGTGACATGGAATGACATTCAACGCTATTTCTTATAA
- a CDS encoding 1-deoxy-D-xylulose-5-phosphate reductoisomerase, which yields MKNIAVLGASGSIGTQAIDVIERHPNEFNLVAFTVGKNIAYAQEIVEKHRPDIISVQHEEDVEAFLDYDVNVVSGKEGLITVATYAKNDLVLNALLGSVGLEPTMRAIEARKDIALANKETLVVAGELVMAHARRYDVNILPVDSEHAAIFQCLNGEDHKQIKKITITASGGSFRDLSRDALENVTVEDALNHPNWSMGHKITIDSATMMNKGFEVIEAKWLFDLDISKIETILHKESIIHSMVEFVDTSVMAQLGTPDMRMPIQYAFTYPKRIEHRAPSLNLAEVAQLHFKAMDFDRYRCLQYAYDAIKIGGTMPVVLNAVNEVAVAKFLNKEIRFLDIERLIKREMDQHEVIQNPTLEQILALDAHYKNKEYEV from the coding sequence ATGAAAAATATAGCAGTGTTAGGGGCTTCGGGTTCTATCGGAACACAGGCCATAGATGTCATTGAACGCCATCCAAATGAATTTAATCTCGTTGCTTTTACAGTGGGGAAAAACATCGCCTATGCGCAAGAAATTGTTGAAAAGCATCGCCCTGATATCATTTCAGTGCAACATGAAGAAGACGTTGAGGCCTTTTTAGATTATGATGTCAACGTCGTTTCAGGAAAAGAAGGTTTAATAACAGTGGCGACGTATGCTAAAAATGATCTCGTTCTTAATGCGTTACTTGGAAGTGTGGGATTAGAACCAACGATGCGCGCAATTGAAGCACGTAAAGATATAGCACTCGCAAACAAAGAGACGCTTGTTGTTGCAGGTGAACTTGTGATGGCACATGCGCGTCGCTATGATGTGAATATACTACCTGTAGATTCGGAACACGCGGCAATTTTTCAATGTTTAAATGGCGAAGATCACAAGCAAATAAAAAAGATTACAATTACTGCGAGTGGTGGCTCGTTCAGAGATTTGTCACGAGACGCATTAGAAAATGTAACCGTAGAAGATGCGTTAAATCACCCCAATTGGAGTATGGGACATAAAATCACGATCGACTCTGCCACTATGATGAATAAAGGGTTTGAAGTGATAGAAGCAAAATGGCTTTTTGATTTAGATATTTCTAAAATTGAAACGATATTACATAAAGAAAGTATCATTCATTCTATGGTGGAATTTGTAGATACAAGTGTCATGGCACAACTAGGTACGCCCGACATGCGCATGCCAATACAATATGCATTTACTTATCCAAAGCGCATAGAACATCGAGCACCTTCTTTAAATTTAGCTGAGGTTGCACAACTACATTTTAAAGCTATGGATTTCGATCGATATCGTTGCTTACAATATGCATATGACGCAATCAAAATCGGTGGCACAATGCCTGTTGTTTTAAATGCCGTCAATGAAGTTGCGGTAGCGAAATTTTTGAATAAAGAAATTCGCTTTTTAGATATCGAACGATTGATTAAACGTGAAATGGATCAACACGAGGTCATTCAAAACCCAACACTTGAACAAATTTTAGCGCTCGATGCGCATTACAAAAATAAAGAATACGAGGTGTAA
- a CDS encoding phosphatidate cytidylyltransferase: MKVRTITTIVALIVFLPILLIGGTTWMLFTSILALIALKELLNMNRIQLISVPGIISAIGLILILLPQDFSWVPMVQQKLLIALSFILLSYTVMSKNRFSFMDSAFCLMSVAYVGIGFMYFYETREAGLHYILFGLLIVWLTDTGAYLFGRSFGKHKLWPVISPNKTIEGFIGGLLCSLLVPLAFMFFVPFDYGMIWVLIMTIVLSAFGQLGDLVESGFKRHFGVKDSGRLLPGHGGILDRFDSFMFVLPLMYLFLIQM, translated from the coding sequence ATGAAGGTAAGAACGATTACTACCATAGTTGCGTTAATCGTATTTTTGCCAATTTTATTAATTGGTGGAACGACATGGATGCTTTTTACATCAATTCTTGCTTTAATTGCATTAAAAGAGTTATTAAATATGAATCGCATTCAATTGATATCCGTTCCAGGAATCATTAGCGCCATCGGTTTAATTTTAATTTTACTACCGCAAGATTTTTCGTGGGTTCCAATGGTACAACAAAAATTATTAATTGCATTAAGTTTTATTTTATTAAGTTATACTGTGATGTCGAAAAATAGATTTAGTTTTATGGACTCAGCGTTTTGTTTAATGTCAGTTGCATACGTTGGAATTGGTTTTATGTATTTTTATGAAACACGTGAAGCAGGCTTACATTATATATTATTTGGTTTACTTATCGTATGGTTGACGGACACGGGTGCTTATCTTTTCGGTCGTTCGTTTGGTAAACACAAGTTGTGGCCAGTCATCAGCCCAAACAAAACAATCGAAGGCTTTATCGGTGGTTTATTATGTAGCTTGCTTGTACCATTGGCATTTATGTTTTTTGTGCCTTTCGATTACGGTATGATTTGGGTATTAATTATGACCATTGTACTTAGTGCGTTCGGTCAATTAGGAGATTTAGTTGAATCGGGATTTAAACGTCACTTTGGTGTGAAAGATTCAGGTCGGCTTTTACCAGGTCACGGTGGTATTCTAGATCGATTCGATAGTTTTATGTTTGTATTACCTTTAATGTATCTTTTCTTAATTCAAATGTAA
- a CDS encoding isoprenyl transferase, with product MFKKFKNNEDKSSQVDTLDLHNIPEHIAIIMDGNGRWAKQRKMPRIKGHYQGMQTIKTITRAANDLNVKYLTLYAFSTENWSRPEEEVNYIMGLPVNFLNTFLPELIEKNVKVETIGFIDQLPRKTIQAIEEAKRKTAHNTGLTLIFAINYGGRAEIISGLKSMLKEMKNVSDADIDAIDEKVFQKYLMTANYPDPELLIRTSGEQRVSNFLIWQLSYSEFIFNQKMWPDFDEDELKSCIKTYQSRQRRFGGL from the coding sequence ATGTTTAAGAAATTTAAAAATAATGAAGATAAATCATCTCAGGTCGACACTTTAGATTTACATAATATACCAGAACACATTGCAATCATCATGGATGGTAATGGTCGATGGGCGAAACAGAGAAAAATGCCTAGGATTAAAGGGCATTATCAAGGGATGCAGACAATTAAGACCATTACGCGTGCTGCAAATGATTTAAATGTTAAATATTTAACGCTGTACGCCTTTTCTACCGAAAATTGGTCTCGTCCTGAAGAAGAAGTTAATTACATCATGGGATTACCTGTCAACTTTTTAAATACGTTTTTACCTGAGCTCATCGAAAAAAACGTTAAAGTTGAAACGATAGGATTTATAGATCAACTCCCTCGTAAAACAATACAGGCTATTGAAGAAGCAAAACGTAAAACAGCACACAATACTGGTTTAACGCTGATTTTTGCCATTAATTATGGTGGTCGTGCTGAAATTATATCTGGTCTAAAATCGATGTTGAAAGAGATGAAAAATGTCAGTGATGCTGACATTGATGCGATAGATGAAAAAGTTTTCCAAAAGTATTTAATGACAGCCAACTATCCTGATCCAGAATTATTAATACGTACATCTGGAGAACAACGTGTGAGTAACTTTTTAATTTGGCAATTGTCATATAGTGAATTTATTTTCAACCAAAAAATGTGGCCAGATTTTGATGAAGATGAATTGAAATCATGTATAAAAACATATCAATCTCGACAACGTCGCTTTGGGGGATTGTAG